A segment of the Hyperolius riggenbachi isolate aHypRig1 chromosome 8, aHypRig1.pri, whole genome shotgun sequence genome:
CAATGGTGCTGTTAAATAGTGCTGCAAAGAAGCAGTAGAAACCAACAAGCCCAAAGATAATGCTAACAGCAATGTCATAGCCCACTGGGAGAGCATTGACTGAATCAAGCAGAAAGCTGATAAGGATTAGCTGGAAAGTGAGAGAGTACACAAACCAGGCTTTTGTCAGGAAAAGTGTGCTGAAAATAATAAAAGTATTAAAGAGCATGAAACATATGATGCCTACTGCAGTGTTAAAGCCTCTGCTAGTACCATAGATGCCGCTGTATCTAAAAATGCCCCAAATAACCCACATTACTCCATATAGGATGAAGGCACTGCTCTCAAGAGTCTTACCACAGGAAAAAGCAACTGAACCACAAATAAGATTATAAATCCCTCCAGCAGCAACAACCCACGGCAATACAACTGTCACCAAGGGATTATCAAAGTGGCCTGGCATTGTCATGGCAAAAACAGCTAAAACACTGCATGCATAAGCCAAGGCCTCAGCATCTCCATACTTGGAAAAGCCAAGGAAGGGTTCATATACATCTTTCCCTTGGGGAAGTTTAAAATGTCTGTTGTTTAGAAACAGCTTCCTGATGATGTCCTCTCCAGTGGGGATCTTTGTGGATGACTTGGAATTGTACAGGCTAACCAGCAACATAACTGCTGACACAATATAGATTGCAATATTGACTCCTTGGGATCCTCCTTGAAAAAACCCATGAGGACTACAAGCCAACGCAATGCAGTAGGAAACATAAAAAAGTAGATAGGCTGACTGAGCAAGATTTCGAATACTAGTAAACAGTGAAAGGATGAAAAGTAGTATAGCAAAAACTACAAAAAATGGAAGAGGATAACTGAACTCGTTGACATTTAAGACCTGATACAGTAATGAGTATCCTTCAGCGTATCTCAGAATAGAAAAGAGTGCCAGATGTGTGGCATCTAGCATGTGGTAAGAACGATATAGCATTATACATATGCCTGTCTGATAAACAGCTGCTGTCCACAGCCATGCCACCTGACCAACAAACAGACTGCTTGTAATTCCTAGAAGCCTACAGCCAAAGACACtagaggctaccatattaaggatcAAATATACTGCCTTACATGGAGCACTACATGAACCCTGAGAGGCATCTTGTTCTTTATCAGTGCTGCAATTTGTGCCAGGCAACATAACCTGCCCTTTACTGAGACTATACAGAATCCTTCCACTAGAAAAGTATAAGCCAGCTAAAGTAATTATGAGATAATTGCATGCAACTGCCGAGGAGCCTACTTTGTTGTTATAGAATAGAACAATTTCATGAATATTTGAGAGAGAAAATGCAATAGCCATTAAAGCTAAAACAGCTTCCTTTTCAAGCAACCCAATTATACCAATAATAAGCAGCCCCAGAAAAAATGCTATGAGACCAGGGACCATAGCATTCTTCATATCAAAAATAGAAATGACATCATTTCCTGTCAGTAGCAGGTTGACTCCAGTACCACACCACATGGCTGACACAGTCCAAAAGAATGAGACCCATAATGAAGCATCACCTTGAATCTTCCGCAcccctaaaaaataaataacagaaaCTGAAAAACATAGTTCTATTTTATATGCGCCATTTGCATGTTAGCAATTACATTTCAGTGCTGAAcaaaatggtaacatttttatGTGAAGCAAGCTACAATGACAGTGTACCATAAGTAAGAGTGTCCAATTCATTTTATTTATACAAACTGAGCATGCCACttaccaggagtgttctgcacaggcgcagttacagtcttaatgaactgtgcatgcacaaaatGTTCCCAGCAATGGGAGTGCGATCAATGGGGGCACATGGCCTGGACCATGCATGCACACTAATCCGCAAttgagctgtgtcacacggctgacaGCAATATAGTGAATGGGTCCGGGAGGAGGTAGAGAAAGCCAACAGActacagtgggctggaagaaattacaggtaagtaaaaatattttCTCCCAATCATCTTAGGTACACTTGAAATGTTTAGAATTTGCCACAACTACCTCCTGCATTGATTTCCACTACTTTGACTGTAAATAACTCCTTCTACACAGGAGGTAATATGTAAATTCTTCCATGTATAGATCATATCCTCTTGTCCTTTGTACAGACCTAGGGATAAAAAGCTCATGTGACAAATGTTTAGGTTGTCCATGTATGTAT
Coding sequences within it:
- the LOC137528364 gene encoding uncharacterized protein isoform X2, encoding MTFLLAIQHYSTAAAAPIIPPSALGILLLILAAVLAYTGVRKIQGDASLWVSFFWTVSAMWCGTGVNLLLTGNDVISIFDMKNAMVPGLIAFFLGLLIIGIIGLLEKEAVLALMAIAFSLSNIHEIVLFYNNKVGSSAVACNYLIITLAGLYFSSGRILYSLSKGQVMLPGTNCSTDKEQDASQGSCSAPCKAVYLILNMVASSVFGCRLLGITSSLFVGQVAWLWTAAVYQTGICIMLYRSYHMLDATHLALFSILRYAEGYSLLYQVLNVNEFSYPLPFFVVFAILLFILSLFTSIRNLAQSAYLLFYVSYCIALACSPHGFFQGGSQGVNIAIYIVSAVMLLVSLYNSKSSTKIPTGEDIIRKLFLNNRHFKLPQGKDVYEPFLGFSKYGDAEALAYACSVLAVFAMTMPGHFDNPLVTVVLPWVVAAGGIYNLICGSVAFSCGKTLESSAFILYGVMWVIWGIFRYSGIYGTSRGFNTAVGIICFMLFNTFIIFSTLFLTKAWFVYSLTFQLILISFLLDSVNALPVGYDIAVSIIFGLVGFYCFFAALFNSTIEAPQIPLGSPLIKISGFSNDKSKCPHLIASKTSSVRKIAEMMKNGGICGIPTDTVYVLVAACNQPEAVERAYKTKRQAQDRPMSLWISNLQQLEPAKHLFSPLLWDFMEAAWPSSISLVIPRGPWLDVLGAKESSQYIGTPQSIAIRIPDCSVTTHLIDMVGPIAVTSANPSGEADTTHHNQVYAKLGNKVDGVLCDGASPENTASTVVDCTKIETGNIAFFRVGIVPKSQVLQILSHVQEKHRQGHVNAAYIGSTEDITEQLDNSCERELQNQQQNPITQDNGANAYGNNGFTMDED
- the LOC137528364 gene encoding uncharacterized protein isoform X1, whose translation is MSVHRQESLYLSVGVQAVTAGSFLLAIQHYSTAAAAPIIPPSALGILLLILAAVLAYTGVRKIQGDASLWVSFFWTVSAMWCGTGVNLLLTGNDVISIFDMKNAMVPGLIAFFLGLLIIGIIGLLEKEAVLALMAIAFSLSNIHEIVLFYNNKVGSSAVACNYLIITLAGLYFSSGRILYSLSKGQVMLPGTNCSTDKEQDASQGSCSAPCKAVYLILNMVASSVFGCRLLGITSSLFVGQVAWLWTAAVYQTGICIMLYRSYHMLDATHLALFSILRYAEGYSLLYQVLNVNEFSYPLPFFVVFAILLFILSLFTSIRNLAQSAYLLFYVSYCIALACSPHGFFQGGSQGVNIAIYIVSAVMLLVSLYNSKSSTKIPTGEDIIRKLFLNNRHFKLPQGKDVYEPFLGFSKYGDAEALAYACSVLAVFAMTMPGHFDNPLVTVVLPWVVAAGGIYNLICGSVAFSCGKTLESSAFILYGVMWVIWGIFRYSGIYGTSRGFNTAVGIICFMLFNTFIIFSTLFLTKAWFVYSLTFQLILISFLLDSVNALPVGYDIAVSIIFGLVGFYCFFAALFNSTIEAPQIPLGSPLIKISGFSNDKSKCPHLIASKTSSVRKIAEMMKNGGICGIPTDTVYVLVAACNQPEAVERAYKTKRQAQDRPMSLWISNLQQLEPAKHLFSPLLWDFMEAAWPSSISLVIPRGPWLDVLGAKESSQYIGTPQSIAIRIPDCSVTTHLIDMVGPIAVTSANPSGEADTTHHNQVYAKLGNKVDGVLCDGASPENTASTVVDCTKIETGNIAFFRVGIVPKSQVLQILSHVQEKHRQGHVNAAYIGSTEDITEQLDNSCERELQNQQQNPITQDNGANAYGNNGFTMDED